CAGGGGCGTCCCTCCTACGATGGCCGATACCGACAGAGTGCTCACTCGGCACCATTTCCCGGGAGGACGTCGTGACCTCAAGCGCCTTGATTCGAACCGTCGTAACGCTATTTGTTCTTGCCGCGACCGGGGGATCCTCCCGCGCGGCCGACAACGCGGCCGTCCCGCCCGCTCCCCCGCCCGAAGGCGGCGTGACGTGGTCACTTGCTGACGTAACGTCGACGGCTCTCAAGAACCACCCGCTGATCCTGCAGTCCGATGCGGACGTCGCCGCGGCGGTGGCGAGAAAGGGTCAGGCGCAGTCGGCCTGGTATCCAACCGTCAACGTCTCCTCCGGTCATACCGAATCGACCGGATACAGCGCTATTTTAAAAAAGGGCCTTTTTACGGAGACCAATTTCGCCCGGGGAGACCTCGCCTGGACGCTGTACGACTTCGGCCGGACGGGCGCCTCGGTGGGGCGGGCGGACGCGCAGGCGGGGATCAATCGCGAGAACGCCGCCACGACGCGAGAGGACGTGGCCTTCATGGCGACGGTCGCGTTCTACAACGTCCTGCGGGCGGAACAGACGCTGGAGTTCCAGAGGGAGAACCTCCGGCAGCAGGAGTCGCTCTACCGGCAGGCGTCCGCCTTCTACGAGGCCGGCGTCCGTGCGAAGATCGACGTGGTCAGGGCCGAGGCGAACGTGTACGACGCGCGCGCCCAGTTGAGCCAGGCGGAGAACGGACTCCGGGTCGCGCGGATCACGCTGCTGCAACGGATCGGCGTCGACGGTCCCGCGGGATTCCGGCTCTCCGGCGCTCTTCCCACGGTTACTCCTCCCGGCACCCTCCAGGACTGGGTCGCCGAGGCAGTGCGGAACCGGCCGGAACTTCGCTCGCTGGCAGAGAAGGAGCGGGCCGCAACCGAGTCCCTTCGGCTTGCGAGGGCGGGGTACCTTCCGTACCTTGTTGGGACCGCCGGGTACGGGTACCTGGCGAAGGATTTTCCGCTTCAAAAAACCTACGGGTTTACTGTCACTCTCAACTACCCGATCTTCTCGGGATTCGAGACCCGGGAGCAGGCCAAGGAGGCATTGGCCACGATTTCCTCCGTCCAGTACGAGTTCATCGAGGCGAAGCGCCGCGTCCGGCTCGAGGTGGAGGTGTCCGCGTACAGCGTCCAGGAAGCGCAGGAGCGGCTTTCGGCGCGCAAGAAGCAGCGGGATGCCTCCGAGGAGAATCTCCGTCTCGCTACGGCCCGGTACGAGGTCGGTGCGGGGGACATCATCGAGATGACCGACGCGCAAGCGCAGATGGTCCGCTCCGAAACCGATACCATCAATACGGCGTTCGACTTCGCCGTGTCCCACGCCTCGCTCCTGCGGGCGATGGGCCGCTAAGGGAGGAGAACTTGGCAGATGCACCCCCG
The sequence above is a segment of the Candidatus Deferrimicrobium sp. genome. Coding sequences within it:
- a CDS encoding TolC family protein, producing MTWSLADVTSTALKNHPLILQSDADVAAAVARKGQAQSAWYPTVNVSSGHTESTGYSAILKKGLFTETNFARGDLAWTLYDFGRTGASVGRADAQAGINRENAATTREDVAFMATVAFYNVLRAEQTLEFQRENLRQQESLYRQASAFYEAGVRAKIDVVRAEANVYDARAQLSQAENGLRVARITLLQRIGVDGPAGFRLSGALPTVTPPGTLQDWVAEAVRNRPELRSLAEKERAATESLRLARAGYLPYLVGTAGYGYLAKDFPLQKTYGFTVTLNYPIFSGFETREQAKEALATISSVQYEFIEAKRRVRLEVEVSAYSVQEAQERLSARKKQRDASEENLRLATARYEVGAGDIIEMTDAQAQMVRSETDTINTAFDFAVSHASLLRAMGR